A genomic window from Cucumis melo cultivar AY chromosome 8, USDA_Cmelo_AY_1.0, whole genome shotgun sequence includes:
- the LOC103501464 gene encoding RING-H2 finger protein ATL74, giving the protein MFKIHRHFTAAPPPFPAETNLGNNMVIGLAALLYALIGALVVNSIIRCVWRRWWSAAARVERQELEAIPVAVFEGEGRMRMRGTECAICLGEFESGEDLRILPQCNHGFHVHCIDAWLVSHSSCPNCRHSVPLKTVGDGGSGGISELRRPGNHRTHTGQLSDDIIIILIAAI; this is encoded by the coding sequence ATGTTCAAGATCCACCGCCACTTCACGGCAGCGCCACCACCGTTTCCAGCCGAGACGAATCTCGGCAACAACATGGTGATCGGCTTAGCAGCTCTGCTCTATGCCCTCATTGGCGCACTCGTCGTGAACTCAATTATCCGCTGCGTGTGGCGGCGGTGGTGGAGCGCCGCAGCAAGAGTCGAGAGGCAGGAATTGGAAGCGATTCCGGTGGCGGTTTTTGAAGGCGAAGGGAGAATGAGAATGAGAGGTACGGAATGTGCGATTTGTTTAGGTGAATTTGAAAGTGGTGAGGATTTGAGGATTTTGCCCCAATGTAACCATGGATTTCACGTTCACTGCATTGATGCTTGGCTTGTTTCCCATTCCTCTTGCCCAAATTGTCGCCATTCTGTGCCACTGAAGACGGTAGGGGATGGTGGCAGTGGCGGAATTAGTGAGCTGCGGCGGCCGGGGAATCATCGGACCCACACCGGGCAGTTGTCCGATGATATAATTATTATACTTATTGCAGCCATTTAG